In Streptococcus porcinus, the genomic window CTTGGCATACTTTTTAGCAGATCCAGAAAATTCTTATATTCAAGGGCAAACAATTTTATTAGATGGTGGTAGAACAATAGCTTAGGAGTGAAATATGTCATTAACGAATAATATCCAACAGATTCTAAAAGAATTAGAAGAGAATTCTAAAAAACTATCAGATAATCAAGCAAGTCTTGTTCTTAAAAATATTTTAAAGGCAAAACATATTTTCTTAGCGGGAGCTGGACGTTCAGGTTTGGCAGTTAAAGGCTTTGCCAACCGCCTGCTTCACTTGGGATTTGATGTTAGTATAGTGGGCGAAATCTCCTCCCCTCACTCTCATGAAGGTGATATGGTTATCATTTGTTCAGGATCTGGAGAAACACCAAGTTTAAAGGGTTTAGCTGAGAAAGCAAAAAAAGGCGGATTAT contains:
- the hxlB gene encoding 6-phospho-3-hexuloisomerase; the encoded protein is MSLTNNIQQILKELEENSKKLSDNQASLVLKNILKAKHIFLAGAGRSGLAVKGFANRLLHLGFDVSIVGEISSPHSHEGDMVIICSGSGETPSLKGLAEKAKKGGLSISLITMAENSSIGNLADSKIILPGRIKTDSEGEQSIQPMGSAFEQMAFILFDALVLDLMTELQETSETMFARHADFE